Proteins encoded within one genomic window of Nonomuraea gerenzanensis:
- a CDS encoding alpha/beta hydrolase has product MRVDRDVVPEYPLSWQARALTGLLRGTVKPASSLLMRHPLALSGAARLGELARLVDVPHPAHVAVVPAAFSACGGEWVRGGQGLDERKVVLYFHGGGYFSCSPRTHRSITWRLSVVAKRPVLALDYRQGPVHRLADSLADALDAYDCLLRRGHAAEDILLAGDSAGGHLTLATLLALRDRGLPLPAAAICLSPWADLTDVPRRANRWQDPMLPASRVRWLARRWTSGLDPWDPLVSPVHGDFTGLPPMMIVTGSTEVLRDEARRVAQRARLAGVPVRYEEWPRMPHVFPILADVLPEARLAFRHMRQFLQAVAELPEPMEGSAAA; this is encoded by the coding sequence ATGCGAGTCGACAGGGACGTGGTACCGGAGTACCCCTTGAGCTGGCAGGCGCGGGCGCTCACCGGTCTGCTGCGTGGCACCGTGAAGCCGGCCTCCAGCCTGCTGATGCGCCATCCGCTGGCCCTGTCGGGAGCCGCCCGCCTGGGCGAGCTGGCGCGGCTGGTCGACGTGCCCCATCCCGCGCACGTCGCGGTCGTACCCGCGGCCTTCTCCGCGTGCGGCGGCGAGTGGGTGCGCGGCGGGCAGGGGCTCGACGAGCGCAAGGTGGTGCTCTACTTCCACGGCGGAGGGTACTTCTCGTGCTCCCCGCGCACCCACCGGTCCATCACCTGGCGGCTGTCGGTGGTGGCCAAGCGGCCCGTGCTGGCGCTGGACTACCGGCAGGGTCCGGTGCACCGGCTGGCCGACTCCCTCGCCGACGCGCTGGACGCCTACGACTGCCTGCTGCGGCGGGGGCACGCGGCCGAGGACATCCTGCTGGCGGGCGACTCCGCCGGCGGCCACCTCACGCTGGCGACCCTGCTGGCGCTGCGCGACCGCGGCCTGCCCCTGCCGGCGGCGGCGATCTGCCTGTCGCCGTGGGCCGACCTCACCGACGTCCCGCGCCGGGCGAACCGCTGGCAGGACCCGATGCTCCCGGCGAGCCGGGTGCGCTGGCTGGCCCGCCGATGGACCTCCGGCCTGGACCCCTGGGACCCGCTCGTCTCGCCGGTGCACGGGGACTTCACCGGACTGCCGCCGATGATGATCGTGACCGGCTCCACGGAGGTGCTGCGCGACGAGGCCAGGCGGGTGGCGCAGCGGGCGCGGCTGGCGGGGGTGCCGGTCAGGTACGAGGAGTGGCCCCGTATGCCGCACGTCTTCCCGATCCTGGCCGACGTGCTGCCTGAGGCGCGCCTGGCGTTCCGGCACATGAGGCAGTTCCTGCAGGCAGTGGCGGAGCTGCCGGAGCCGATGGAGGGCTCGGCGGCGGCCTGA
- a CDS encoding helix-turn-helix transcriptional regulator: protein MASLLGEEPLSLTQELDLIAFGQRLRHLRKQRGLTLSDLGSRVGRAPSQLSLLENGKREPKLSLLKSLATALGVPVEELLRRQPPNRRAQLEIALEEAQRDPVYAGLGLPRLKVSARVPNDVLEHLLGLYGELRARQARGTATPEEARVANAELRRRQREVGNYFPDIEKAAAQALEAVGYRTGALSQSTIQSLVTHFGYTVHTAQDLPRSVRSITDLRNRRIYVKHEQLGMHTPRTILLQTLGHLALGHDKPRDFADFLRQRTEANYFAAAVLVPEKAAAVFLQEAKSERALSVEDLRDVFAVSYEMAAHRFTNLATHHLGLVCHFVRNDAGGTIYKAYENDGIVFPADEQGAIEGQRMCLQWSGRQVFASPDRFSVYYQYSDSPTGTYFCVAHVDPSRERDFAITLGVPYKESRWFRGRETTHRTKSSCPNGDCCRRPPAELAERWEGYAWPSARANSHVLAALPPGSFPGVDEADVYTFLERHAAAT, encoded by the coding sequence ATGGCCTCGTTGCTGGGCGAAGAACCGCTGTCTTTGACGCAGGAGCTTGATCTGATCGCGTTTGGCCAGCGCCTGCGCCACCTGCGCAAACAGCGCGGCCTGACGCTGTCGGACCTCGGCTCGCGCGTCGGCAGGGCGCCCAGTCAGCTCTCCCTGCTCGAGAACGGCAAGCGCGAGCCCAAGCTCTCCCTGCTCAAGTCGCTGGCCACCGCCCTGGGCGTCCCGGTCGAGGAGCTGCTGCGCCGCCAGCCGCCCAACCGCCGCGCGCAACTGGAGATCGCGCTGGAGGAGGCCCAGCGCGACCCCGTCTACGCTGGGCTCGGCCTGCCCCGGCTGAAGGTCTCCGCCCGCGTGCCGAACGACGTCCTGGAGCACCTGCTCGGCCTGTACGGCGAGCTGCGCGCCAGGCAGGCCCGCGGCACCGCCACCCCCGAGGAGGCCAGGGTCGCCAACGCCGAGCTGCGGCGCCGCCAGCGGGAGGTGGGCAACTACTTCCCCGACATCGAGAAGGCCGCCGCCCAGGCGCTGGAGGCGGTCGGCTACCGCACCGGCGCGCTGTCGCAGAGCACGATCCAGAGCCTGGTCACGCACTTCGGCTACACCGTGCACACCGCCCAGGACCTGCCCCGCTCCGTGCGCTCCATCACCGACCTGCGCAACCGCCGCATCTACGTCAAGCACGAGCAGCTCGGCATGCACACCCCGCGCACGATCCTGCTGCAGACGCTCGGGCACCTGGCGCTCGGCCACGACAAGCCGCGCGACTTCGCCGACTTCCTGCGCCAGCGCACCGAGGCCAACTACTTCGCCGCCGCCGTGCTCGTCCCGGAGAAGGCCGCCGCGGTCTTCCTCCAGGAGGCCAAGTCCGAGCGGGCGCTGTCGGTGGAGGACCTGCGTGACGTGTTCGCCGTCTCCTACGAGATGGCCGCCCACCGCTTCACCAACCTCGCCACCCACCACCTGGGCCTGGTCTGCCACTTCGTGCGCAACGACGCGGGCGGCACGATCTACAAGGCCTACGAGAACGACGGCATCGTCTTCCCCGCCGACGAGCAGGGGGCGATCGAGGGGCAGCGGATGTGCCTGCAGTGGTCGGGGCGGCAGGTGTTCGCCTCGCCGGACCGCTTCTCGGTGTACTACCAGTACTCCGACTCGCCGACCGGCACGTACTTCTGCGTCGCGCACGTCGATCCGTCGCGCGAGCGGGACTTCGCGATCACGCTGGGGGTGCCGTACAAGGAGTCGCGCTGGTTCAGGGGGCGCGAGACCACCCACCGCACCAAGTCGAGCTGCCCGAACGGCGACTGCTGCCGCAGGCCGCCCGCCGAGCTGGCCGAGCGCTGGGAGGGGTACGCCTGGCCGTCGGCCCGCGCCAACTCGCACGTGCTGGCCGCGCTGCCGCCCGGCTCGTTCCCCGGCGTGGACGAGGCCGACGTCTACACCTTCCTGGAACGGCACGCCGCCGCCACCTGA
- a CDS encoding siderophore-interacting protein, with the protein MADKRTDHHRGVVQRTERISRNMGRVIVGGDGLAEFATRGLTDHYVKLVFRCEGVAYPEPFSVKACRETLPREVWPKLRTYTVRAWDPYTRELTLDFVVHGDEGLAGPWAERARPGDEVLILGPGGGYAPDPEAGWHLFVGDESALPAIAASLEALPEAAVAHVLIEVDAPEDELKLETAADAHIRWVYRNGRPVGERLVAAVRALDFPDGAVHAFVHGEAGFVKALRHHLRVERGVPLDRLSISGYWRLGVDDEAWRQVKSEWNRQVEAEEAAAIAS; encoded by the coding sequence ATGGCTGACAAGCGTACGGATCACCACCGGGGGGTCGTCCAGCGGACCGAGCGCATCTCGCGCAACATGGGCCGTGTGATCGTGGGCGGCGACGGGCTGGCGGAGTTCGCCACCAGGGGACTGACCGATCATTACGTGAAGCTGGTCTTCCGCTGTGAGGGCGTCGCGTACCCGGAGCCGTTCAGCGTCAAGGCGTGCCGCGAGACCCTGCCGCGCGAGGTGTGGCCCAAGCTGCGGACCTACACCGTCCGCGCCTGGGACCCCTACACCCGCGAGCTCACCCTCGACTTCGTCGTGCACGGCGACGAGGGCCTGGCGGGGCCGTGGGCGGAGCGGGCGCGTCCGGGTGACGAGGTGCTCATCCTGGGCCCGGGCGGCGGCTACGCGCCCGACCCGGAGGCCGGCTGGCACCTGTTCGTCGGCGACGAGAGCGCGCTGCCGGCCATCGCCGCCTCGCTCGAAGCGCTGCCCGAGGCCGCGGTCGCGCACGTGCTCATCGAGGTGGACGCGCCGGAGGACGAGCTGAAGCTGGAGACGGCCGCCGACGCGCACATCAGGTGGGTGTACAGGAACGGCCGCCCGGTCGGCGAGCGCCTCGTGGCCGCCGTGCGCGCGCTGGACTTCCCGGACGGCGCCGTGCACGCCTTCGTGCACGGCGAGGCCGGCTTCGTCAAGGCGCTGCGCCACCACCTGCGCGTGGAGCGTGGGGTCCCGCTCGACCGGCTGTCCATCTCCGGCTACTGGCGGCTGGGCGTGGACGACGAGGCGTGGCGTCAGGTCAAGAGCGAGTGGAACCGTCAGGTCGAGGCCGAGGAAGCGGCCGCGATCGCCTCCTGA
- a CDS encoding AfsR/SARP family transcriptional regulator, translating into MRTEAESSLPKGRKARQVLALLLLRANEVVDVETIAEELWEGRGGGVGAIRTHVYNLRSALAAQPATRAVADMLVTEPTGYLLRVEPGQLDAEAFADSVAEGRQLMSSGAAEKAARRLRDGLSLWRGRALANVAPGPVVARHLTYLEEIRNRAVELRLEADLRLGHHRELVAELRTLIARNPLNEWYHLRLIECLCRSGRRGEALLAYHDLRRILDEELGLEPSAEARRLQHGILSDVEHAPVDQQSNRSVYNWSLRAPLPRRPAAVVSTNRGLPQMK; encoded by the coding sequence GTGCGCACGGAAGCCGAATCATCGCTGCCCAAGGGCCGGAAGGCACGCCAGGTCCTGGCCCTGCTGCTGCTCCGCGCCAACGAGGTCGTGGACGTGGAGACGATCGCCGAGGAGTTGTGGGAGGGTCGCGGCGGGGGGGTCGGCGCGATCCGCACCCACGTGTACAACCTGCGCTCGGCACTGGCCGCCCAGCCTGCCACCCGCGCGGTGGCGGACATGCTGGTGACCGAGCCGACCGGCTACCTGCTGCGGGTGGAGCCCGGGCAGCTCGACGCGGAGGCGTTCGCCGACTCCGTGGCGGAGGGCCGGCAGCTCATGAGCTCCGGCGCCGCCGAGAAGGCGGCGCGGCGGCTGCGTGACGGGCTGAGCCTGTGGCGGGGGCGCGCGCTGGCCAACGTCGCGCCTGGGCCCGTCGTGGCCCGGCATCTCACCTACCTGGAGGAGATCCGCAACCGGGCCGTGGAGCTGCGGCTGGAGGCGGACCTGCGGCTCGGCCACCATCGGGAGCTGGTGGCGGAGCTGCGCACGCTCATCGCCAGGAACCCGCTCAACGAGTGGTACCACCTGCGCCTCATCGAGTGCCTGTGCAGGTCGGGGCGGCGGGGCGAGGCCCTGCTGGCCTACCACGACCTGCGCAGGATCCTCGACGAGGAGCTGGGGCTGGAGCCGTCGGCGGAGGCCAGGCGGCTCCAGCACGGGATCCTGTCGGACGTCGAGCACGCGCCGGTCGATCAGCAGTCGAACCGCTCGGTGTACAACTGGTCCCTGCGGGCGCCGCTGCCCCGCAGGCCCGCGGCGGTCGTCTCGACGAACCGGGGGCTGCCGCAGATGAAGTAG
- the aceA gene encoding isocitrate lyase: MNDRLKGAAEQLQDEWDNDPRWAGIERTYSAADVIRLRGSIQEEHTLARLGAERLWQLLHTEDYVNSLGALTGNQAVQQVRAGLKAIYLSGWQVAADANLGGQTYPDQSLYPANSVPAVVRRINNALLRADQITWSEGDADAPHWLAPIVADAEAGFGGVLNAFELMKGMIAAGAAGVHWEDQLASEKKCGHLGGKVLIPTGQHIKTLNAARLAADVAGVPSLVIARTDAQAATLLTSDVDPRDQVFTTGDRTPEGFYRVRNGLEACVARGLAYAPYSDLLWMETGTPDLDVARAFAEAIKAEFPDQMLAYNCSPSFNWKKHLDDSTIAKFQRELGHMGYKFQFITLAGFHSLNYGMFDLAQGYAADGMTAYVELQEAEFAAEARGYTATRHQREVGTGYFDLVSTAVAPDSSTTALKGSTEEEQFAH, encoded by the coding sequence ATGAACGATCGCCTCAAGGGAGCTGCTGAGCAGCTACAGGACGAATGGGACAACGACCCTCGCTGGGCCGGCATCGAGCGCACGTACAGCGCGGCGGACGTGATCAGGTTGCGCGGCAGCATCCAGGAGGAGCACACGCTGGCCCGGCTCGGCGCCGAGCGGCTGTGGCAGCTGCTGCACACGGAGGACTACGTCAACTCCCTCGGCGCGCTCACCGGCAACCAGGCGGTGCAGCAGGTGCGGGCAGGGCTGAAGGCCATCTACCTGTCCGGCTGGCAGGTGGCCGCCGATGCGAACCTGGGCGGGCAGACCTACCCGGACCAGAGCCTGTACCCGGCCAACTCCGTGCCTGCCGTCGTGCGCCGCATCAACAACGCGCTGCTGCGCGCCGACCAGATCACCTGGTCGGAGGGCGACGCTGACGCCCCGCACTGGCTGGCGCCCATCGTGGCGGACGCGGAGGCCGGCTTCGGCGGCGTGCTCAACGCGTTCGAGCTGATGAAGGGCATGATCGCGGCGGGCGCCGCGGGCGTGCACTGGGAGGACCAGCTCGCCTCCGAGAAGAAGTGCGGCCACCTGGGCGGCAAGGTGCTGATCCCGACCGGCCAGCACATCAAGACGCTGAACGCCGCCCGCCTCGCCGCGGACGTCGCCGGTGTCCCCTCACTGGTCATCGCGCGGACCGACGCCCAGGCCGCGACGCTCCTGACCAGCGACGTGGACCCGCGCGACCAGGTGTTCACCACCGGCGACCGCACCCCGGAAGGCTTCTACCGGGTCAGGAACGGGCTGGAGGCATGCGTGGCGCGCGGGCTGGCCTACGCGCCGTACTCCGACCTGCTCTGGATGGAGACCGGCACGCCCGACCTGGACGTGGCCCGCGCGTTCGCCGAGGCGATCAAGGCGGAGTTCCCCGACCAGATGCTCGCCTACAACTGCTCGCCGTCGTTCAACTGGAAGAAGCACCTGGACGACTCCACCATCGCCAAGTTCCAGCGCGAGCTGGGGCACATGGGGTACAAGTTCCAGTTCATCACCCTCGCCGGGTTCCACTCGCTGAACTACGGCATGTTCGACCTGGCCCAGGGGTACGCGGCGGACGGCATGACCGCGTACGTGGAGCTGCAGGAGGCCGAGTTCGCGGCCGAGGCGCGGGGGTACACCGCGACGCGGCACCAGCGCGAGGTCGGGACCGGGTACTTCGACCTGGTCAGCACCGCCGTCGCGCCCGACTCCTCGACGACCGCGCTGAAGGGGTCCACCGAGGAGGAGCAGTTCGCGCACTGA
- a CDS encoding FAD:protein FMN transferase yields the protein MTVRALRDRVMGTDLLLVLPPQAQAAVLEWLRAVERTFSRFDPGSDTSRVNAGGAVVVSELFLTALDEACRYFDATGGLFNPFLGAELARLGYDTDFALVGTRDVGATTSPAGASDVAAAFPVGASDVAAAAAPGGAPVVHLDHDRRAVTLSPGLAVDLGGFVKGWSVQRAAEAERDSGRVPYGMIDAGGDLVAWRPDDGRPWRIGVEHPLRERPVGVLELPMPTTAVATSSVVRRRWRDRAGAELHHLIDPRTGEPADSDCAQATVITADLAAAEVYATCLVLLGTREGPRWLAGQAPGAGWITVGRDGRVRSSVALV from the coding sequence ATGACGGTGCGCGCGCTGCGCGATCGGGTGATGGGCACCGACCTCCTGCTCGTCCTGCCGCCGCAGGCGCAGGCGGCGGTGCTGGAGTGGCTGCGCGCCGTGGAGCGCACCTTCAGCCGGTTCGACCCCGGCAGCGACACCAGCCGGGTCAACGCCGGCGGGGCGGTCGTCGTCTCCGAGCTGTTCCTGACGGCGCTCGACGAGGCGTGCCGCTACTTCGACGCGACCGGCGGGCTGTTCAACCCCTTCCTCGGCGCCGAGCTCGCCCGGCTCGGCTACGACACCGACTTCGCGCTGGTCGGGACGCGCGACGTGGGCGCCACCACTTCTCCTGCCGGCGCGTCTGACGTGGCCGCCGCTTTTCCCGTCGGCGCGTCTGATGTGGCCGCCGCCGCTGCCCCCGGCGGGGCGCCCGTCGTGCACCTCGACCACGACCGCCGTGCCGTGACGCTCTCGCCCGGCCTCGCGGTGGACCTCGGCGGGTTCGTCAAGGGCTGGAGCGTGCAGCGGGCCGCCGAGGCCGAGCGTGACTCGGGGCGGGTGCCGTACGGGATGATCGACGCGGGCGGCGACCTGGTCGCCTGGCGGCCGGACGACGGCAGGCCGTGGCGGATCGGCGTCGAGCACCCGCTGCGCGAGCGGCCGGTCGGCGTGCTGGAGCTGCCGATGCCCACCACGGCGGTGGCCACCAGCAGCGTCGTACGGCGCCGCTGGCGCGACCGGGCGGGCGCCGAGCTGCACCACCTCATCGACCCGCGCACCGGCGAGCCGGCCGACTCCGACTGCGCGCAGGCCACCGTGATCACCGCTGACCTGGCCGCCGCCGAGGTGTACGCCACCTGCCTCGTCCTGCTCGGCACCCGAGAGGGGCCGCGGTGGCTGGCCGGCCAGGCCCCCGGCGCGGGCTGGATCACCGTCGGCCGCGACGGCCGGGTGCGCTCCTCGGTGGCGCTGGTATGA
- a CDS encoding DUF2271 domain-containing protein, with protein sequence MSERTSRLIVPIVVITGVATTATAAYLAYRPEPPPASPAGLSWSVPVTDVLGVVRIDYQLNRLPRLASNQLAIWIEDARGRYVRTLFATSFTANGGFERRPMSLPLWRSTSGWESATDSEVKAASRPAQESGRQSVYWDTTDRSGRPVPPGTYTYRVEGNVVWEKRVLFTGTVEVGGTPHVSRPRVEFLPADTGQEPALVADVRASFAPGERLPAGAVTTFTRGS encoded by the coding sequence ATGTCGGAGCGGACGAGCCGACTGATCGTGCCGATCGTCGTCATCACCGGAGTGGCCACGACCGCGACCGCCGCCTACCTCGCCTACCGCCCCGAGCCGCCGCCCGCGTCTCCCGCGGGCCTGAGCTGGTCGGTGCCCGTCACCGACGTCCTGGGGGTGGTCCGCATCGACTACCAGCTCAACCGCTTACCCCGGCTGGCCAGCAACCAGCTCGCCATCTGGATCGAGGACGCGCGGGGCCGCTACGTGCGCACCCTGTTCGCCACCAGTTTCACCGCCAACGGCGGCTTCGAGCGCAGGCCCATGTCGCTGCCCCTGTGGCGCAGCACGTCCGGATGGGAGTCCGCCACCGACAGCGAGGTCAAGGCGGCCAGCCGCCCGGCCCAGGAGAGCGGCAGGCAGAGCGTCTACTGGGACACCACCGACCGCAGCGGCCGGCCGGTCCCTCCCGGCACCTACACCTACCGGGTGGAGGGCAACGTGGTGTGGGAGAAGCGGGTGCTGTTCACCGGCACCGTCGAGGTGGGCGGCACGCCGCACGTCTCCCGGCCGCGGGTGGAGTTCCTGCCGGCCGACACCGGGCAGGAACCCGCGCTCGTCGCCGACGTCCGGGCCAGCTTCGCGCCGGGCGAGCGGCTGCCCGCCGGGGCCGTCACGACGTTCACGAGGGGGTCATGA
- a CDS encoding serine/threonine-protein kinase: protein MRPLTVGDPVIIGRYLLLGRLGTGGMGVVYLAEHPRGDLVALKTPHAVHLNDATLRARFAEEVAFSRRLVPFCTAAVVEDGTDRDRPYLVTEYIPGPALSQVVRAGGPLVPDLAYGVALGVAAALVAVHEAGLVHRDLKPGNVLLSPDGPRVIDFGIARDVDTLAAHTQAGQVMGSPGWVAPERLTGGAALPSSDVFAWGCLVAFAATGHHPFGGGEPDVLTRRILFEPPRVEGVPALLRPAVSAALAKDPGDRPEAAELLRALLAAGGVGDPWELRQAVEAVLGRIWTPVPYPPGGGLVRLVEQTGDAMERSGTGTRRGRSGRSRSRAKSRAHLSHASFAALATVSIAAITVIAASGGDGLSVGGGSLLPADPPAARSSGSAGSTVRPTAVATGNPPPVRLATRTGAPGTPTVFVTQTRTKGPVVVLTPSGERRGTFRATQTSGPGDQGEGDGETCVSPAGRRRAGNAGVRRDCPEPTGSISTIPQDGPGESPDPSGSPSGTPATTGTATP from the coding sequence GTGCGACCGCTTACGGTGGGGGACCCGGTCATCATCGGCCGATACCTGCTCCTCGGCCGCCTGGGCACGGGCGGGATGGGAGTGGTGTATCTGGCGGAGCACCCTCGGGGTGACCTCGTGGCGCTCAAGACGCCGCATGCGGTGCATCTCAACGATGCCACGTTACGGGCCCGCTTCGCCGAGGAAGTGGCTTTCTCGCGAAGACTGGTGCCCTTCTGCACGGCGGCGGTCGTGGAGGACGGCACCGACAGGGACCGCCCCTACCTGGTCACCGAGTACATCCCCGGCCCCGCGCTCTCCCAGGTCGTCAGAGCCGGCGGGCCGCTCGTGCCCGACCTCGCCTACGGCGTCGCGCTCGGCGTCGCGGCGGCGCTGGTGGCCGTGCACGAGGCGGGGCTCGTGCACCGGGACCTCAAGCCGGGCAACGTGCTGCTGTCGCCTGACGGCCCGCGCGTCATCGACTTCGGCATCGCCCGCGACGTGGACACCCTCGCCGCGCACACCCAGGCCGGGCAGGTCATGGGCAGCCCGGGCTGGGTCGCGCCCGAGCGGCTGACCGGCGGGGCCGCCCTGCCCTCCTCCGACGTCTTCGCCTGGGGCTGCCTGGTGGCCTTCGCCGCCACCGGCCACCATCCGTTCGGAGGCGGGGAGCCGGACGTGCTGACCCGGCGCATCCTGTTCGAGCCGCCGCGGGTCGAGGGCGTGCCCGCCCTGCTCAGGCCCGCCGTCTCCGCCGCCCTGGCCAAGGACCCCGGCGACCGGCCCGAGGCCGCCGAGTTGCTGCGGGCGCTGCTGGCCGCCGGCGGGGTGGGGGATCCGTGGGAGCTGCGGCAGGCGGTGGAGGCGGTGCTGGGCAGGATCTGGACGCCCGTCCCCTATCCGCCGGGAGGAGGGCTGGTCCGGCTGGTGGAGCAGACCGGCGACGCGATGGAGCGTTCCGGGACGGGCACCCGGCGGGGGCGGTCCGGTCGTTCGAGGAGCCGGGCGAAGTCGCGCGCGCATCTCTCGCACGCCAGCTTCGCGGCCCTGGCCACGGTGTCGATCGCGGCCATCACGGTCATCGCCGCCTCGGGCGGTGACGGGCTGAGCGTGGGCGGCGGCTCGCTGCTGCCCGCCGACCCGCCCGCCGCGCGGTCCTCGGGCAGCGCGGGGTCCACCGTCAGGCCCACGGCCGTCGCCACGGGCAACCCGCCTCCGGTACGGCTCGCGACGAGGACGGGGGCGCCGGGGACGCCCACGGTGTTCGTCACGCAGACCAGGACGAAGGGACCCGTCGTGGTGCTGACGCCCTCAGGGGAACGGCGTGGCACGTTCCGCGCCACCCAGACGAGCGGGCCGGGGGATCAGGGCGAGGGCGACGGGGAGACGTGCGTCTCGCCGGCGGGGCGGCGGCGGGCCGGGAACGCGGGGGTCAGGCGTGACTGCCCGGAGCCGACGGGCTCGATCAGCACGATCCCGCAGGACGGTCCGGGAGAGTCGCCGGACCCGTCCGGGTCGCCGTCGGGCACCCCGGCGACGACCGGCACCGCCACTCCCTGA
- a CDS encoding ferric reductase-like transmembrane domain-containing protein: MRRVAIAVAVSFLPLLPLALRASDLGDVANLIGLAGTIVMWWQVLLGVRQLAHRLGDDRLAAVSLHRWLGGCGAFLVLLHPLLETVVDRQDWAYVLVPDFTWAESAYASLGRLAFLMFLVLWVTSTLARYLIRHRVWRYAHYVSYPLLALVFVHSWGLGSFLTETPWLLAYWLVLAVVFAGVVCWRLSVSRWAVPYRLVGVERLSPTVRAYTFRPLGRALDPLPGQFCYLRTSLASRAHPFSVVSGGAELTFAVKDAGSFTERLRALEPGAVVHLDGPYGTFTREAQDGPRRPAVLIAGGIGVTPFVELVRRNDDLPLSLVHVVASPQEAVFGAELRHRLGDRYQEVVRPERPAIPVTPRARYFICGSPRFVETTAAGLRGSGARRDQLYTERFDC, translated from the coding sequence ATGAGGCGCGTCGCGATCGCGGTGGCTGTCTCGTTCCTGCCGCTGCTCCCGCTCGCCCTGCGCGCCTCCGACCTCGGCGACGTGGCCAACCTGATCGGCCTGGCCGGCACGATCGTCATGTGGTGGCAGGTGCTGCTCGGCGTGCGGCAGCTCGCGCACCGCCTCGGCGACGACCGGCTGGCGGCCGTGTCGCTGCACCGGTGGCTCGGCGGCTGCGGCGCGTTCCTGGTGCTGCTGCACCCGCTGCTGGAGACCGTCGTCGACCGGCAGGACTGGGCGTACGTGCTGGTGCCCGACTTCACGTGGGCCGAGTCGGCGTACGCCTCGCTGGGGCGCCTGGCCTTCCTCATGTTCCTGGTGCTCTGGGTGACCAGCACGCTGGCGCGCTACCTGATCAGGCACCGGGTCTGGCGGTACGCGCACTACGTGTCCTACCCGCTGCTGGCGCTGGTGTTCGTGCACTCGTGGGGGCTGGGCAGCTTCCTGACGGAGACGCCGTGGCTGCTGGCGTACTGGCTGGTGCTGGCCGTGGTGTTCGCCGGGGTGGTGTGCTGGCGGCTGTCGGTGTCCCGCTGGGCGGTGCCGTACCGGCTGGTCGGGGTCGAGCGGTTGTCGCCGACCGTGCGCGCCTACACGTTCAGGCCGCTGGGCCGCGCGCTCGACCCGCTGCCCGGGCAGTTCTGCTACCTGCGTACCAGCCTGGCGAGCCGCGCCCACCCCTTCAGTGTCGTGAGTGGCGGGGCGGAGCTGACGTTCGCCGTCAAGGACGCCGGCTCGTTCACCGAGCGGCTGCGCGCTCTCGAGCCGGGTGCGGTCGTCCACCTCGACGGCCCCTACGGCACCTTCACCCGCGAGGCCCAGGACGGGCCCCGCCGGCCGGCGGTGCTGATCGCGGGCGGCATCGGCGTGACCCCCTTCGTGGAGCTGGTGCGCCGCAACGACGACCTGCCCCTGTCGCTCGTCCACGTGGTGGCCTCGCCGCAGGAGGCGGTCTTCGGCGCGGAGCTGCGCCACCGTCTCGGGGACCGCTACCAGGAGGTGGTACGGCCCGAACGGCCGGCCATCCCGGTCACGCCGCGCGCCCGCTACTTCATCTGCGGCAGCCCCCGGTTCGTCGAGACGACCGCCGCGGGCCTGCGGGGCAGCGGCGCCCGCAGGGACCAGTTGTACACCGAGCGGTTCGACTGCTGA
- a CDS encoding diacylglycerol/lipid kinase family protein, with product MAHRKKVLGAGLDALRVLIAEQDVGELIWHEVSKSKKAGKKVRKALEEGAELVFVWGGDGMVQRCADALAGSGVPMAILPAGTANLFAANLGIPADLERAVRIGFHGRREKLDLGVLNGEHFAVMAGAGFEAEMIADVDGRAKRRFGKLSYFRAAVRHVGGPLVPMKIKLDGTTWFEGRASCLLLGNVSTIAAGVEAFDDARPDDGWLEVGITTAKGPVQWARVLTRMATGRSDGSPLIRVSRARRISARFARPLRYELDGGERGLTTRFKAEVAAGALTVCLPDDED from the coding sequence GTGGCACACCGTAAGAAGGTCCTGGGCGCGGGACTGGACGCGCTCCGCGTGCTCATCGCCGAGCAGGACGTCGGCGAGCTGATCTGGCACGAGGTGTCGAAGAGCAAGAAGGCCGGCAAGAAGGTGCGCAAGGCGCTCGAGGAGGGCGCCGAGCTGGTGTTCGTCTGGGGCGGTGACGGCATGGTGCAACGCTGCGCCGACGCCCTGGCGGGCTCGGGCGTGCCGATGGCCATCCTGCCCGCCGGCACCGCGAACCTGTTCGCCGCCAACCTCGGCATCCCCGCCGACCTGGAGCGGGCCGTACGCATCGGCTTCCACGGGCGGCGCGAGAAGCTGGACCTGGGCGTGCTGAACGGCGAGCACTTCGCGGTGATGGCGGGCGCCGGGTTCGAGGCCGAGATGATCGCCGACGTGGACGGGCGGGCCAAGCGCCGCTTCGGCAAGCTCAGCTACTTCAGGGCGGCCGTGCGGCACGTCGGCGGGCCGCTGGTGCCGATGAAGATCAAGCTGGACGGGACGACCTGGTTCGAGGGCCGGGCCAGCTGCCTGCTGCTGGGCAACGTGAGCACGATCGCCGCCGGCGTCGAGGCCTTCGACGACGCCCGCCCCGACGACGGCTGGCTGGAGGTGGGCATCACCACCGCCAAGGGCCCGGTGCAGTGGGCGCGGGTACTCACCAGGATGGCCACGGGCCGCTCCGACGGCTCGCCGCTCATCCGGGTCTCCCGCGCCAGGAGGATCTCGGCCCGCTTCGCCCGCCCGTTGCGCTACGAGCTCGACGGCGGTGAGCGCGGGCTCACCACCCGCTTCAAGGCCGAGGTCGCCGCGGGCGCGCTGACCGTCTGCTTACCGGACGACGAGGACTGA